The following is a genomic window from Prunus persica cultivar Lovell chromosome G7, Prunus_persica_NCBIv2, whole genome shotgun sequence.
CGGAGGGAGGGCTGAGGGTGACCGGCAATAACAGGTTAACTCACATCCCATTTGTCTCCGTCTCGTAACTCGTGCGCGCTTGCTGATGCAGGGAAGGTTGAAGAAGGAGTATTAATGAGCGAATCGAGAAACGATGTGCTGGGGCGGGGGGTAGGATCGGTTTTACTATTTTGCCCTCCCGCGCCAGGCGCTCGAGGGCCTTGAAAGAGACAACTGTCAATTGCAAGAAGGTGCAGTGGAGTTAAAGGGTGGAGGGAGGAGACAGTGAAGAGTGGTAATTTGGTAAAAACGGACAGTAAGGTTAACGCGCATGGTATCCGGACGTGCTGCTACTGGGAAATGGATAATTATGCCACGAACCAGCAAGGTCATGTGCGAAATTACCTTTatgcctatttccattttattcaaattatGAAATGATTTGATTGATAATTTTATCCCTATCAAGCATGATGATGCTCATTCATTTGCATTTCATTTACTAATTATGAAATACTGATTGATTTATAAAGAAGATATGGgtatttgaaattcaaagttTGCATacctaaaaataaagaagatggGGATGACAACATAGCAAATCGAGAACGAGGATACTAGTTATTTTCCTTAGTTCAAATTTAAACTATTttctcaaattcataaaataaaaaataaataaaataaattacagaTTAATTACAAGTATAGGTTGCAAGTTAGTTTAGCAACCATGCAATgtgcaatttaattaattgggattaGTGAGAACATGGTAATTATTCAAAACCAAATGTATTTGAGAAAGAATGATTACGTAATTGATTATGTCATTTACggcacaaaattaattagcCTGTCCCTTCTAATTATGATCAACTAAGATTCTGTTTTCATAATAATATGTAATCCAATCATGCCTCAATTCTTCCAAGTTAATATTCGCAAATagttacttttatttatttgttcattAATAATATActgttgctttttcttttttcttttttttttttgttggaaaaaacatgcatctttttatttttactgaaAGTTTACATTACCCAAGTGTAAATGAAGCAACCGGAAAATGacgaaaaattaaattaaataaaagagaggGGTATTTGGGTAATTAGATGGCTTGCATTGACATCCAAGGCAATCAAAGCGTCCAAACAGGGGCATTATCGGAATTCGATGCAGACAGTACAGGGACAAAGAGGAAACTCAGAAGGCACTTAATGGTTGCTCAGAATAAGATGTCCATCCTTATGGAGGTAAGTAATGGTATaacaaatataataaaaaccaaaacttgATCCGACGGTCACCACGTCTCCCTCCAAATCTCAACGGTCCCCAACGCAAACcgcatataaaaatatttgacgTCGACGCCATATGGTACTAACgccctccttctctctctcctctctctctcacccccTTTTCTTCCCTCATCATTTCTTTgttgtcatttttattatatatttttattttattttcttggcttcgaaataataaaattttccGTTCTCTCTGCTTCTGTTGGGATCCTGGAAGAACTCGAAGATCGGATCGAGCGCTCTCTCGCTCTCGAACCCGAAACCACCGAGCTCTCTCTCACAGGTCTTCGTCTTcgtattcttcttctttttcttcatcgccaccatttcttctttctcccgAAACGCCGACGTTTCGTCTCCGTTTTCTGAAAGTTGCAGTTCGTTTTGGTTTCGTGTCCTTGCAGGTGTTACATGGACTTTGGAGgcttggagagagagagagggcggAGCCGTCGACTTTGAACCGAGCAACCTGCGATTCAAGTAAAATCGAAGGTAAAAGGCCCCAGGTGAGGTTGATCAtcctccttcattttcttcgaTCGTCATCTTCATTTCCTCGAGTTTTTGAGTGTTTCGAAAGATCTCGCCGTTTCTTTTTGGTCACACGGTGAATTGCGAGGACCTGTTGTGGATTTTTTCTGATTCGGTTTTTGAAAGATTGTTTTCGCTTACACGGATCTGAGattttattgcatttttttgAGCGTGAAGTTaaaagagtgagagagagagagagagagagagtcaggcataaacacaaacacataacaaacaaacataatAGTCTCTCTCAGAGAGCTTCTTCTTCACGCcgttgttgtattgttttaCATTTCTGGTAAATTGACAGCAAATTAGTTCTCGTTTCATTGTTTTCTGTTCCACtgtcgctctctctctctctctctctctatgaaCGCAGTGTAAAGGAAGCCATTGTTGTTTAAGCTTTTTTTGACAGTACCTGCAATTTGCAAAAATCGATCATCAGGTCCTTGAAACGATTCgtttcgttttgttttttcttcttcgtttaatttttttccttctgaaaatcatttctttatattattgCTTGCTTTGGTTCGAAGATACTGTTTGATTATAAGGTATCATGtcgattttcttttaatacgTTCCAAAACCAGCTCTTTTTTCTAAAACCAGGAAATCCATGAAGCTTCCCTGAATCCCCTATGCATCTCCCTCTCTGATTTTCCCACATTTCAATGCCcttattaaacaaaaagattataaataaataaaaatctctcctttctctctctctctctctagttttTGTCCTTGGTGTAAAGACTATTTGTCTTTCTTGCATTGTATCAGATTATCAAATAATCAAATATTGACTTGTGGATcgatttttattaatttaatttatttttgttatggTTGTTCCCGTTGCAGTTGATTGAATTAAAATAATGTCGTCGTCAAACTCACCGTGCGCAGCCTGTAAGTTTCTCAGGCGAAAATGCACTCAGGAGTGCGTGTTCGCGCCTTATTTCCCACCGGACCAGCCCCAGAAGTTCGCCAACGTCCACAAGGTATTCGGAGCCAGCAATGTCGCCAAGATCCTCAACGAGCTCAACGCTACGCAGCGTGAAGACGCCGTGAACTCGCTGGCCTACGAAGCTGAGGCCCGCCTCCGTGACCCGGTCTACGGATGCGTGGGCCTCATCTCCATCCTCCAGCAACGGCTCAAGCAAGTCCAGGCTGACCTCTACAACGCCAAGAAGGAACTCGCCACTTACATGGGTCCTCAAGCCATGCTCTCCATTCTTCAGCCACCACCAACTTACATGCCCCAACAGCTGCAAGGAAACGCTTCTTCTTCGGCTGTTTCGCCGTACACCATGTCTCCGATGATGGGCATTCCGACCGGCCCTACTTCCGGGCAGTTGATGATTC
Proteins encoded in this region:
- the LOC18770518 gene encoding LOB domain-containing protein 36; the encoded protein is MSSSNSPCAACKFLRRKCTQECVFAPYFPPDQPQKFANVHKVFGASNVAKILNELNATQREDAVNSLAYEAEARLRDPVYGCVGLISILQQRLKQVQADLYNAKKELATYMGPQAMLSILQPPPTYMPQQLQGNASSSAVSPYTMSPMMGIPTGPTSGQLMIREPQQQQQQQQMFEAQQLAAAVAAREQQEMFRSFDQSKQSMQQGQEHVRFNSGFDLSPGSVTVSGFTQMAGAVCNAVSPSLALGFDSNSYHHPIQPQQSHHHHQLQLQAQLLLQTQQPQGQHQNQQSQQTQLQQKSDPGEEGGRSVGPSC